One Peromyscus leucopus breed LL Stock chromosome 6, UCI_PerLeu_2.1, whole genome shotgun sequence genomic region harbors:
- the LOC114695879 gene encoding LOW QUALITY PROTEIN: pre-mRNA-splicing factor SLU7-like (The sequence of the model RefSeq protein was modified relative to this genomic sequence to represent the inferred CDS: inserted 1 base in 1 codon; deleted 2 bases in 2 codons) — protein MSAAVDTINATTLSGSKEMSLEEPKMTREDWRKKKELEEQRKLGNAPAEVDEEGKDINPHIPQYIFSVPWYTDPSKRPTLKHQRPQPEKQKQFSSSGEWYKRGVKGNSITTNYRKGAYENCGAMTQKKKDCFERPRRVGAKLTGTNIAPDEHIQPQLMFDYDGKRDRWNGYNPEKHMKIVEEYAKVDLATRALKAQKLQEELASGKLVGQANSPKHQWGEEEPNSQMEKDHNSEDEDEDEYTDDIDMPGENFDSKRRITVRNLRIREDIAKYLRNLDPNSAYYDPKTRAMRENPYADAGKNPGEVSYTGDNFVRYTGDTISMTQTQLFAWEAYDKGSEAHLQADPTKLELLYKSFKVKKEDFKEQQKESILEKYGGQEHLGAPPAEQLLAQTEDYVEYSRHGTVIKGQERAVACSKYEEDVKIHNHTHFWGSYWKEGPWGYKCCHSFFKYSCCTGEAGKESVNSEECILNDATGEESVKKPQTLMDLHQEKLKGEKKKKKHRKNSSYSNNEDRKHEKLKKALNAEEARLLHVKEIMQIDERKRPYNSIYEXPTEEEMEAYRMKRQRPDDPVASFLGQ, from the exons ATGTCGGCAGCTGTAGATACAATTAATGCCACTACCCTGTCAGGATCAAAAGAGATGAGTTTAGAGGAGCCAAAGATGACCAGAGAAGactggaggaaaaagaaggagctAGAAGAACAGAGAAAACTGGGCAATGCCCCTGCAGAAGTTGACGAAGAGGGGAAAGATATCAACCCTCATATTCCTCAGTACATT TTTTCGGTTCCATGGTACACTGATCCATCG AAGAGACCCACTTTAAAGCAtcagagaccacagccagagaaacagaagcagttcAGTTCCTCTGGGGAATGGTACAAGAGAGGTGTAAAGGGGAATTCTATAACTACCAATTACCGAAAAGGGGCATATGAAAATTGCGGGGCCatgacacagaagaagaaagattgCTTTGAGAGGCCACGTCGGGTTGGAGCTAAATTGACAGGCACTAACATCGCTCCGGATGAGCACATCCAGCCTCAGCTGATGTTTGACTATGACGGGAAGAGAGACCGGTGGAACGGCTACAATCCAGAAAAGCACATGAAAATCGTTGAGGAATACGCCAAAGTTGACCTGGCAACACGAGCATTGAAAGCTCAGAAACTGCAAGAAGAGTTAGCCTCTGGAAAATTAGTGGGACAAGCTAATTCTCCAAAACATCAGTGGGGAGAAGAGGAACCCAATTCTCAGATGGAAAAGGATCATAACAGTGAGGATGAAGACGAAGATGAGTACACGGATGACATTGACATGCCCGGGGAAAATTTCGACTCTAAGAGACGCATTACTGTTCGAAATCTCAGGATTCGCGAAGATATtgcaaaatatttgagaaactTAGATCCAAATTCTGCCTATTACGATCCAAAAACTAGAGCAATGAGAGAGAATCCTTACGCCGATGCGGGAAAGAATCCAGGTGAAGTGAGTTACACTGGAGATAACTTTGTTAGATACACAGGAGATACCATTTCAATGACTCAAACACAGTTGTTTGCTTGGGAAGCCTACGACAAGGGATCTGAAGCGCATCTCCAGGCCGATCCTACAAAACTAGAGCTGCTGTATAAGTCCTTCAAAGTCAAAAAAGAAGACTTCAAGGAGCAGCAGAAAGAAAGCATCCTGGAAAAGTATGGTGGCCAAGAACATTTGGGTGCCCCTCCAGCTGAGCAGCTGCTGGCCCAGACAGAAGACTATGTGGAGTACTCCAGACATGGAACAGTCATTAAAGGCCAGGAGCGGGCTGTCGCCTGCTCCAAGTATGAGGAGGACGTGAAGATCCATAACCACACGCACTTTTGGGGATCTTACTGGAAAGAAGGCCCATGGGGATATAAATGTTGTCACTCATTTTTCAAGTATTCCTGTTGCACTGGAGAAGCTGGGAAGGAGAGTGTTAATTCGGAGGAGTGTATTCTAAATGATGCAACTGGAGAAGAATCTGTGAAGAAACCTCAGACCCTCATGGATCTGCATCAGGAAAAactaaaaggagagaagaagaaaaagaaacaccgGAAGAACAGTTCCTACAGCAACAATGAGGACAGAAAGCACGAGAAACTGAAAAAGGCACTGAATGCAGAGGAGGCCCGCCTTCTTCATGTCAAGGAGATCATGCAGATTGATGAGCGGAAGCGGCCTTACAACAGCATCTATG AGCccactgaagaggaaatggaggcctACAGAATGAAACGGCAGAGGCCAGACGACCCCGTGGCCTCTTTCCTGGGACAGTAG